One window of the Desulfovibrio aminophilus genome contains the following:
- a CDS encoding DUF1566 domain-containing protein, producing MTTIIHNSGQTLCHDRHGRPLPCRGSGQDGEFRPGRPWPTQRFELSADGAVALDRLTDLHWSADADPAGFPLSRAEAGNLVAEWRAEARHGFDDWRLPNRRELLSLVSFGAATPCLPGGHPFRNAVSNWYWSADEAAIQPGYFWYVQFLGGRMFFGRADEYHLAWPVRGRSATLANPGPGPGAGVPWPEPRFEVLPGDEAVLDRLTNLVWARDADPRGALPWPLALALPHAANERVLAGRVNWRLPTILELESLVDATRHTPALPADHPFVNARDTYWSATNSALDPSWAMCLYLNKGGVGVAHKPGAAFHAWVVSPK from the coding sequence ATGACCACAATCATCCACAACTCCGGCCAGACCCTCTGCCACGACCGCCACGGCCGCCCCCTGCCCTGCCGGGGATCGGGGCAGGACGGGGAGTTCCGTCCCGGCCGCCCCTGGCCCACGCAGCGCTTCGAGCTCTCGGCCGACGGAGCCGTGGCCCTGGACCGGCTCACGGACCTGCACTGGTCCGCCGACGCCGACCCCGCCGGGTTTCCGCTCAGCCGGGCCGAGGCCGGGAACCTCGTCGCGGAGTGGCGCGCGGAGGCCCGCCACGGCTTCGACGACTGGCGGCTGCCCAACCGCCGGGAGCTGCTCAGCCTGGTGAGCTTCGGCGCGGCCACGCCCTGTCTGCCCGGGGGCCATCCCTTCCGCAACGCGGTCTCCAACTGGTACTGGAGCGCCGACGAGGCCGCGATCCAGCCCGGCTACTTCTGGTACGTGCAGTTCCTCGGCGGCCGGATGTTCTTCGGCCGGGCCGACGAGTACCATCTGGCCTGGCCCGTGCGCGGCCGGAGCGCGACGCTGGCGAACCCCGGCCCGGGCCCGGGCGCGGGCGTTCCCTGGCCCGAACCGCGCTTCGAGGTCCTGCCCGGCGACGAGGCCGTGCTCGACCGGCTCACGAACCTGGTCTGGGCCCGCGACGCGGACCCGCGCGGCGCCCTGCCCTGGCCCCTGGCCCTGGCCCTGCCCCACGCGGCCAACGAGCGCGTCCTGGCCGGGCGGGTGAACTGGCGGCTGCCCACGATCCTGGAGCTGGAATCCCTGGTGGACGCCACCCGCCACACCCCGGCCCTGCCCGCCGATCATCCCTTCGTCAACGCGCGCGACACGTACTGGTCGGCCACCAACAGCGCCCTGGACCCGTCCTGGGCCATGTGCCTCTACCTGAACAAGGGCGGCGTCGGCGTGGCCCACAAGCCGGGCGCGGCCTTCCACGCCTGGGTCGTCAGTCCGAAGTGA
- a CDS encoding VOC family protein: protein MPLELDHVFVCCDPGAPEAEALIRLGLVEGPSNTHPGQGTANRRFPFGNAYLELLWVTDPAEAQAGTARETRLWERWSRRRSGASPFGFVYRSRGAPDGPAPFPTRAYRPAYLPPGLAMEFADGAPLEEPEIVFLPFLHGPGRVAPPEGGSVRGLIRAEAGLPRAGRLSQPSRALAEAGLMTYRLSPEHLLELVLDADAALAADLRPDPPLLLRGGPAR, encoded by the coding sequence ATGCCCCTTGAACTGGACCACGTCTTCGTCTGCTGCGACCCCGGCGCGCCCGAGGCCGAGGCCCTGATCCGGCTCGGCCTGGTCGAGGGGCCGTCCAACACCCACCCCGGACAGGGCACGGCCAACCGCCGCTTTCCCTTCGGCAACGCCTATCTCGAACTGCTCTGGGTCACGGACCCGGCGGAAGCCCAGGCCGGAACCGCCCGGGAGACCCGGCTCTGGGAGCGCTGGTCGCGACGCCGGAGCGGGGCGAGCCCCTTCGGCTTCGTGTACCGCTCCCGGGGAGCACCGGACGGACCGGCCCCCTTCCCCACCCGGGCCTATCGCCCGGCCTACCTGCCGCCGGGCCTGGCCATGGAGTTCGCGGACGGCGCGCCGCTGGAGGAGCCGGAAATCGTCTTTCTGCCCTTCCTGCACGGCCCGGGCCGCGTGGCTCCCCCGGAAGGCGGGTCCGTGCGCGGCCTGATCCGGGCCGAGGCCGGTCTGCCCCGGGCCGGACGCCTGTCCCAGCCGTCCCGGGCCCTGGCCGAGGCGGGCCTGATGACCTACCGCCTGTCGCCGGAGCACCTGCTCGAACTCGTCCTGGACGCGGACGCGGCCTTGGCCGCCGACCTCCGGCCCGACCCGCCCCTGCTGCTGCGCGGCGGACCGGCGCGCTGA
- a CDS encoding ChbG/HpnK family deacetylase codes for MRVIVNVDDLGLHPAVRRAVEDLGRIGIVTSSTLLVNGPDAEQAARTTGVGLGVHLNILRGRPTLPPDQVDSLVGPDGLFLGDYTALFKRYLGGRIDHGQVEREWTAQVERARDLGVTPTHFDSEKHIHAWPTLMAVAARVAGKSGVGWLRRPVECQKLARVDAGGLRAKFLGVCALFQKRPARVRWPDLAFGIADQGRFLLPERFRAYAARNPKARVVEIVCHPGKPLPGDPDIPAEYGKLRVAAQWEAEYAALADPEWLRVLGEMGAKLVHYGQMP; via the coding sequence ATGCGAGTGATCGTGAACGTGGACGACCTGGGGCTGCACCCGGCGGTGCGGCGGGCCGTGGAGGACCTCGGCCGGATCGGCATCGTCACCTCCTCCACCCTGCTGGTCAACGGACCGGACGCCGAACAGGCGGCCAGGACCACCGGCGTGGGCCTGGGCGTGCACCTGAACATCCTGCGCGGGCGGCCGACCCTGCCGCCGGACCAGGTGGACTCCCTGGTGGGCCCGGACGGGCTCTTCCTGGGCGACTACACGGCCCTGTTCAAGCGCTACCTCGGCGGCCGCATCGACCACGGCCAGGTGGAGCGCGAGTGGACCGCCCAGGTGGAGCGGGCCCGGGACCTGGGCGTCACTCCCACGCACTTCGACTCCGAAAAACACATCCACGCCTGGCCCACGCTCATGGCCGTGGCCGCCCGGGTGGCCGGGAAATCCGGCGTGGGCTGGCTGCGGCGGCCCGTGGAGTGCCAGAAGCTGGCCCGGGTGGACGCGGGCGGGCTGCGGGCCAAGTTCCTGGGCGTCTGCGCCCTGTTCCAGAAGCGCCCGGCGCGGGTGCGTTGGCCCGACCTGGCCTTCGGCATCGCGGACCAGGGCCGCTTTCTCCTGCCCGAACGCTTCCGAGCCTACGCCGCGCGCAACCCCAAGGCCCGGGTGGTGGAGATCGTCTGCCACCCCGGCAAGCCCCTGCCCGGCGACCCGGACATCCCGGCCGAGTACGGCAAATTGCGCGTGGCCGCCCAATGGGAGGCCGAGTACGCGGCCCTCGCCGACCCCGAGTGGCTCCGCGTCCTGGGCGAGATGGGGGCCAAACTTGTGCACTACGGCCAGATGCCGTAA
- a CDS encoding glycosyltransferase family 2 protein: MSERAIELSVVTPMHNEELCIREFHRRVTSVLSEFGIEYEIVIVNDGSTDSTGAIIRELADADPRLTGVFLARNRGQCTAIYAGMQHTRGKYVVIMDGDLQHPPEELPALVTKIREGWDMVKGVRTNRSESLVLRRIPSRIANYLLRATSKCDVKDMGGLSILRGDLARTLHLREGQHRLLPALVHGLGGSVAETPTSAPPRFAGKSHYGLGRSVDVFFDIILLWFQNSFKQRPVYLFGRIALFLFLAASAIMIWLLYGKIFHGEHMGTRPPFLGAVLFYLASLGFMSTGFILEVLSNVLAAQTGAKPYQVREIVRRQRDPAEEATD, from the coding sequence ATGTCCGAACGCGCCATCGAACTTTCCGTGGTCACGCCCATGCACAACGAGGAACTCTGCATCCGCGAGTTCCACCGCCGGGTCACGTCCGTGCTCTCCGAATTCGGCATCGAGTACGAGATCGTCATCGTCAACGACGGCTCCACGGACTCCACCGGCGCGATCATCCGCGAGCTGGCCGACGCCGACCCCCGGCTCACGGGCGTGTTCCTGGCCCGCAACCGGGGCCAGTGCACCGCCATCTACGCGGGCATGCAGCACACCCGGGGCAAGTACGTGGTCATCATGGACGGCGACCTCCAGCACCCGCCCGAGGAGCTTCCGGCCCTGGTGACCAAGATCCGCGAGGGCTGGGACATGGTCAAGGGCGTGCGGACCAACCGCTCGGAATCCCTCGTCCTGCGCCGCATCCCGAGCCGGATAGCGAACTATCTTCTGCGCGCCACGAGCAAGTGCGACGTGAAGGACATGGGCGGTCTGTCCATCCTGCGCGGCGACCTGGCCCGCACCCTCCACCTGCGCGAGGGCCAGCACCGCCTCCTGCCCGCCCTGGTCCACGGCCTGGGCGGCTCGGTGGCCGAGACGCCCACCAGCGCGCCGCCGCGCTTCGCGGGCAAGAGCCACTACGGCCTCGGCCGCTCCGTGGACGTGTTCTTCGACATCATCCTGCTCTGGTTCCAGAACTCCTTCAAGCAGCGGCCCGTCTATCTTTTCGGCCGCATCGCCCTGTTCCTGTTCCTGGCCGCCAGCGCCATCATGATCTGGCTGCTCTACGGCAAGATATTCCATGGCGAACACATGGGCACCCGGCCGCCGTTCCTCGGCGCGGTGCTCTTCTACCTCGCCTCCCTGGGCTTCATGTCCACGGGCTTCATCCTGGAGGTGCTCTCCAACGTCCTGGCCGCCCAGACCGGGGCCAAGCCCTACCAGGTGCGCGAGATCGTCCGGCGGCAACGCGACCCGGCCGAGGAGGCCACCGACTAG